The proteins below come from a single Thermoplasmata archaeon genomic window:
- a CDS encoding CopD family protein produces the protein MPRGRRVALAALLAGGLALALWATSAPAAAHADFLASTPAPYDIWNVAPAYVSVTVSEAVQPGSPTITVTNGTNHRVDTGPTQLSPTDPATFAVHLLSGIGPSVYTVTWSVVSADDGHFTAGTFYFMIAYRNGTLPGAFPRTGAVSQSQPISPIDVSLDAANFIGFAIAFGSTLVAALLWSPMAFAGAAEGRAPPAEGFRALLSFARLGAWIFAAAAAGLWAENLILSPPSGLGGVVGSTFLLSTLTQAAIGIAMALLLTHLLRRGRAGGAWSERAWELLPTLFLGFLAILAEAAASHGAATQAWWPLGPVADAVHLYGAALWAGGLLALLRTRRWLRAPTPADFSEGLLRAFSRLALLGVGLLVAAGAGLALFLVGTVGGLLGSSYGWVILAKTALLVPMVLLGAWNRRSLRREPEAPPTPEGVERLTRTVRFEAMLGVAILVLAGLLATMNPAAAPGPQNATFTLDATAGGLYAIFQVNPWPNGPGSYIFQLVLYYAGNGTPYYPGANATLSFLLEGGNGTWVTLALEGPHGNHYFVESSVLDATGTWDLRATVRGPQGTPVEFGFAVRLPS, from the coding sequence ATGCCTCGTGGACGCCGGGTCGCCCTGGCCGCCTTGCTCGCCGGAGGCCTCGCGCTGGCCCTCTGGGCCACGTCTGCGCCGGCGGCCGCCCACGCCGACTTCCTCGCCTCGACGCCGGCACCGTACGACATCTGGAACGTCGCACCCGCGTACGTGAGCGTGACCGTGTCCGAGGCCGTGCAGCCCGGCTCGCCCACGATCACGGTCACGAATGGCACGAACCATCGCGTGGACACGGGCCCCACCCAGCTCTCGCCCACGGACCCCGCGACCTTCGCGGTTCACCTGCTCAGCGGCATCGGACCGAGCGTGTACACGGTGACCTGGAGCGTGGTCTCCGCGGACGACGGGCACTTCACGGCGGGGACGTTCTACTTCATGATCGCCTACCGCAACGGCACGCTGCCCGGGGCGTTCCCGCGCACCGGGGCCGTGAGCCAGAGCCAACCCATCTCGCCGATCGACGTGTCGTTGGATGCGGCGAACTTCATAGGATTCGCGATCGCGTTCGGCTCGACCCTGGTCGCCGCCCTCCTGTGGTCGCCCATGGCCTTTGCCGGAGCGGCCGAGGGGCGTGCGCCTCCCGCGGAGGGTTTCCGCGCCCTCCTGAGCTTCGCGCGCTTGGGCGCGTGGATCTTCGCGGCCGCGGCGGCGGGGCTGTGGGCCGAGAACCTGATCCTCTCGCCGCCCTCGGGCCTCGGCGGCGTGGTGGGTTCGACCTTCCTGCTCTCGACCCTGACCCAGGCCGCCATTGGGATCGCCATGGCGCTCCTCCTCACCCATCTCCTGCGACGTGGGCGCGCGGGCGGGGCGTGGAGCGAGCGCGCCTGGGAACTCCTCCCGACCCTGTTCCTCGGATTCCTCGCCATCCTCGCGGAGGCGGCGGCGAGCCACGGTGCCGCGACGCAAGCCTGGTGGCCCCTGGGCCCCGTCGCAGACGCGGTCCACCTGTACGGCGCCGCCCTGTGGGCCGGCGGGCTCCTGGCCCTGCTACGGACTCGCCGATGGCTCCGGGCGCCGACCCCCGCAGACTTCTCGGAGGGACTCCTGCGCGCCTTCTCCCGACTCGCGTTGCTCGGCGTCGGACTCCTCGTGGCCGCGGGCGCGGGACTCGCCCTGTTCCTGGTGGGCACGGTGGGCGGCCTCCTCGGCTCGAGCTACGGCTGGGTCATCCTGGCAAAGACGGCCCTCCTCGTCCCCATGGTCCTCCTCGGGGCGTGGAACCGCCGCAGCCTTCGGCGGGAGCCCGAGGCGCCGCCCACCCCCGAGGGCGTCGAGCGCCTCACGCGGACGGTCCGGTTCGAGGCCATGCTCGGGGTCGCCATCCTCGTCCTGGCGGGACTCCTCGCGACGATGAATCCCGCGGCGGCGCCGGGGCCGCAGAACGCGACGTTCACCCTGGACGCGACCGCGGGAGGACTCTACGCGATCTTCCAGGTGAACCCGTGGCCGAACGGGCCCGGGAGCTACATCTTCCAGCTCGTCCTCTACTACGCGGGCAACGGCACGCCGTACTACCCGGGAGCCAACGCCACGCTCTCGTTCCTCCTCGAGGGCGGCAACGGAACGTGGGTCACCCTCGCCCTCGAAGGACCGCACGGGAACCACTACTTCGTGGAATCGTCCGTGCTGGACGCGACCGGGACGTGGGATCTCCGCGCGACGGTCCGCGGGCCGCAGGGGACCCCCGTGGAGTTCGGGTTCGCAGTCCGACTCCCCTCGTGA
- a CDS encoding transcription factor S yields MFCPKCGSLMFPVDGRLRCNACGMERSLSGKDVTVTKVIRQTKEKPAETLVLDEITETLPKTRVECPKCGHYEAFWVMRQTRAADEPTTRIYRCVKCGNTWREY; encoded by the coding sequence ATGTTCTGCCCCAAGTGCGGCTCGCTCATGTTCCCCGTGGACGGGCGGCTGCGCTGCAACGCCTGCGGCATGGAACGCTCCCTCTCGGGGAAGGACGTGACCGTGACCAAGGTGATCCGGCAGACCAAGGAGAAGCCGGCGGAGACCCTCGTCCTCGACGAGATCACGGAGACGCTTCCCAAGACGCGCGTGGAGTGCCCGAAGTGCGGACACTACGAAGCGTTCTGGGTCATGCGCCAGACGCGGGCCGCGGACGAGCCGACGACGCGCATCTACCGTTGCGTGAAGTGCGGCAACACGTGGCGCGAGTACTGA
- the pcn gene encoding proliferating cell nuclear antigen (pcna): MFEAKLKAEVLKELVDVVSTLVDEAKLNVGKDSVTVKAVDPAHVAMVDLSLDRGAFESYKAEEAELGLDMDKMKEILRLAKAGEAISIAHDEDKNRLVVTVGNTTRRMSLVDTAGMSDPKVPSLNLPAKVVVRTDELRQAIRASESVSDHIALKASPEGFEVVSEGDTDTVSHMVPKDLLEELQAKDAVRSLFPLDYFSNMVKAISTAPTVALYLGTDYPVRMEFKIASGKGEVKYLLAPRIESD, from the coding sequence ATGTTCGAGGCGAAACTGAAGGCAGAGGTTCTCAAAGAACTGGTCGACGTGGTCTCGACCTTGGTGGACGAGGCCAAGCTCAACGTCGGCAAGGATTCCGTCACGGTCAAGGCCGTGGACCCGGCCCACGTGGCCATGGTGGACCTCTCCCTCGACCGCGGTGCGTTCGAGTCCTACAAGGCCGAGGAGGCCGAGCTGGGCCTCGACATGGACAAGATGAAGGAGATCCTGCGCCTCGCGAAGGCAGGCGAGGCCATCTCGATCGCCCACGACGAGGACAAGAACCGGCTCGTCGTCACGGTCGGGAACACGACCCGACGCATGTCCCTGGTGGACACCGCGGGCATGAGCGACCCCAAGGTGCCGAGCCTGAACCTCCCTGCGAAGGTCGTCGTCCGTACGGACGAGCTCCGCCAGGCGATCCGGGCGTCGGAGAGCGTGAGCGACCACATCGCCCTCAAGGCGTCGCCGGAAGGGTTCGAGGTCGTATCTGAGGGCGACACGGACACCGTGTCCCACATGGTGCCCAAGGACCTGCTGGAAGAGCTCCAGGCCAAGGACGCGGTGCGCTCCCTGTTCCCACTGGACTACTTCTCGAACATGGTCAAGGCGATTAGCACGGCGCCCACGGTCGCGCTGTACTTGGGTACCGACTATCCCGTGCGGATGGAGTTCAAGATCGCGAGCGGCAAGGGCGAAGTCAAGTATTTGCTTGCGCCAAGAATCGAAAGTGACTGA